A single Klebsiella variicola DNA region contains:
- the ftsE gene encoding cell division ATP-binding protein FtsE, which produces MIRFEQVSKAYLGGRQALQGVTFHLQPGEMAFLTGHSGAGKSTLLKLICGIERPSAGKIFFSGHEISRLKSREVPFLRRQIGMIFQDHHLLMDRTVYDNVAIPLIIAGASGDDIRRRVSAALDKVGLLDKAKNFPIQLSGGEQQRVGIARAVVNKPAVLLADEPTGNLDEALSEGILRLFEEFNRVGVTVLMATHDLGLISSRPYRVLSLSDGHLHGGIRGE; this is translated from the coding sequence ATGATTCGCTTTGAACAAGTCAGCAAAGCCTATCTCGGTGGGAGACAAGCGCTGCAGGGGGTGACCTTCCACCTGCAGCCGGGCGAGATGGCGTTTCTGACCGGCCATTCCGGCGCAGGGAAGAGTACCCTGCTGAAGCTTATCTGTGGTATCGAACGGCCCAGCGCCGGGAAAATTTTCTTCAGCGGTCATGAAATCAGCCGCCTGAAGAGCCGTGAGGTGCCGTTCCTGCGCCGCCAGATCGGCATGATTTTCCAGGACCACCATTTGCTGATGGATCGTACCGTGTATGACAACGTGGCGATCCCGCTGATTATCGCCGGCGCCAGCGGCGATGACATTCGTCGCCGCGTCTCGGCGGCGCTGGACAAGGTCGGCCTGCTGGACAAAGCGAAGAACTTTCCGATTCAGCTCTCCGGCGGTGAGCAGCAGCGCGTCGGTATAGCCCGCGCGGTGGTCAACAAGCCGGCGGTGCTGCTGGCGGATGAACCGACCGGTAACCTCGACGAGGCGCTCTCGGAGGGGATTTTACGTCTGTTTGAAGAGTTTAACCGCGTTGGGGTGACGGTACTGATGGCGACGCACGATCTGGGGCTTATCTCCAGTCGTCCGTACCGCGTGCTGTCGCTCAGCGACGGCCATCTGCATGGAGGCATTCGGGGTGAATAA
- the ftsX gene encoding permease-like cell division protein FtsX — MNKRDAMNQIRQFGSKFDRLRNAAGGSGGGRNAPKRPKAAPNPASRKSNVFNEQVRYAWHGALQDLKSTPLATFLTVMVIAISLTLPSVCYMVYKNVSSAASQYYPSPQITVYLEKTLDDDAAARVVGQLQAEQGVDKVNYLSRDEALGEFRNWSGFGGALDMLEENPLPAVAIVVPKLDFQSTEALNTLRERVSRIQGVDEVRMDDSWFARLSSLTGLVGRVSAMIGVLMVAAVFLVIGNSVRLSIFARRDTINVQKLIGATDGFILRPFLYGGAMLGFSGAFLSLILSEILVMRLSSAVTEVAKVFGTQFELSGLGFDECLLMLIVCSMIGWVAAWLATVQHLRHFTPD, encoded by the coding sequence GTGAATAAGCGCGACGCAATGAACCAGATTCGCCAGTTCGGCAGTAAGTTCGATCGCCTGCGCAACGCGGCGGGTGGCAGCGGCGGCGGGCGCAATGCGCCAAAACGGCCGAAAGCGGCGCCTAACCCGGCCTCGCGTAAGAGTAACGTGTTCAACGAACAGGTGCGCTATGCCTGGCACGGCGCGTTGCAGGATCTCAAAAGCACGCCGCTGGCGACCTTCCTGACGGTGATGGTCATCGCCATTTCGTTGACCCTGCCAAGCGTCTGCTACATGGTCTACAAAAACGTCAGCAGCGCGGCGTCACAGTATTATCCATCGCCGCAGATCACCGTTTATCTGGAAAAAACGCTGGATGACGACGCCGCGGCGCGGGTGGTGGGCCAGCTGCAGGCGGAGCAGGGCGTCGACAAGGTAAACTATTTGTCCCGTGACGAGGCGCTGGGTGAATTCCGTAACTGGTCAGGCTTTGGCGGCGCACTGGATATGCTGGAAGAGAACCCGTTGCCGGCGGTCGCCATCGTGGTGCCGAAGCTGGATTTCCAGAGCACGGAAGCGCTCAATACCCTGCGCGAGCGGGTATCGCGGATCCAGGGGGTGGATGAGGTGCGGATGGACGACAGCTGGTTTGCCCGTCTCTCCTCGCTTACCGGGCTGGTAGGCCGCGTGTCGGCGATGATCGGCGTGCTGATGGTGGCGGCGGTGTTCCTGGTGATCGGCAACAGCGTGCGCCTGAGCATCTTTGCCCGCCGCGATACCATTAACGTGCAGAAGCTGATCGGCGCCACCGACGGCTTTATCCTGCGTCCGTTCCTCTACGGCGGGGCGATGCTGGGCTTCTCCGGCGCGTTTTTATCGCTGATCCTGTCGGAGATTCTGGTGATGCGCCTCTCGTCGGCGGTGACCGAAGTGGCGAAAGTGTTCGGCACCCAGTTTGAGCTGAGCGGCCTGGGCTTCGACGAGTGCCTGTTGATGCTGATTGTCTGCTCGATGATCGGGTGGGTCGCCGCCTGGCTGGCGACAGTGCAACATTTACGTCACTTTACTCCCGATTAA